In Gemmatimonadota bacterium, the sequence CTGCAGGACGATTCGCATGCGCCAAACATGAACCGAAAGCGCGCCCAGAGGTAGGCGGCCCTCGACCGGGGGGGGCCGCCCGCGGGGGTATCTTGGGGACATGCCCCTGCGCCCCCTCCACCGCCGGATCCTGGTCGGCGCCCTCGCCACCGTGCTCCTGTCGGGGGCCGGGATCGTGCTGCTCGAGCGCGCGCTCGAGGCCGCGCTCCGGGTCCCGGTCGACGCCTACCTGCGCGCGCGGACCCTCCGCATGGCCAACGGCGCGCCCGGATCTGGCCTCGACATCGGACTGCCGGTGCTCCGCCTCAGCCTGTTCCGCCGGCGCCTGGTGCTGGAGCGGGTCCGGATCCAGTTCGACCAGACGCGGGACAGCGTCGCGCTGCATTTCGTGGCGGAGGCGCCGGTCATCACCCTGTCCGGACTCGACCTCAGCGACGTCATCTGGCGACGGAACTTCCGCCTCTCCGGCGTCGCGCTCGAACGCCCCTCCGTGCGCCGCGAGGTGGACGGGCCGGCCGATCACCTGGCGCCCCGCGACGCCCCGCCGGACTCCCTCCCCGTGACCCTCCCCGCCCCGGACTCCCTGCTCTACCGGCTGGTGGCGGGCTGGCTGCCGGACGAGGTCCGCGGCGCCCGGATCGAGCGGGTGCGGGTCACGGATGCCACCATCAGCTCGCGGGAGCGGCGCGGCACGCGGGCCGTCCGCGACTCCACCACCGGGCTCAGCCTCGAGCTGCGCGGCCTGCAGCTCGACAGCGCCGCCCACCGGGTCTTCGAGTACGGCACCCTGCGCCTGGCCGCGGCGCTCCATGCCACCGGCGTGCCCACGGAGAGCCTGCAGGTCGAGCGGGTCCTGCTCACCATGAGCGCGGACGACACCACCTTCGACATCGGCGAGCTCCGCTCCGCCGCCACCGCGGGGGGACACCAGTTCCGCGCCGTGGGCCTGCGCCGCTCCTTCGCGCGCCAGCTGCTCACGGTCGACACGGTGACCTACGACCCGGTCCACGCCGACTCGACGTACTTCGCCGCGGCCGGCCCCCGGAGCACCCGGGTGCGGGCCGCGCTCACCGGCATCCGGGTGCTGGGCCTGCGGCAGGAGAACCTGCGTCACCGGCGGATCACCGCGGGGGGGGTCTGGGTGGGCCAGGCGACGCTCGACGTGCTGGCGGACCGGCGAACGCCGGCCGGCCCGCCCCGCCCCCGGGTGCTCTGGCCGGCGCGCTTCCTGGCGTGGAATGTCGTGGTGGGCGCCGACTCGATCGTCCTCGAGGACGGCGCCATCCGCTACGGCGAGCTGGCGCCGGGCCGCACCCAGGCGGGCGCGGTGAGCTTCGAGCAGCTCCGGGCCACCGTGCGTCACCTGAGCAATGACTCCACGGCGACACGGGCCGGTCCCGCACGGCTCGAGGCCTC encodes:
- a CDS encoding DUF748 domain-containing protein; its protein translation is MPLRPLHRRILVGALATVLLSGAGIVLLERALEAALRVPVDAYLRARTLRMANGAPGSGLDIGLPVLRLSLFRRRLVLERVRIQFDQTRDSVALHFVAEAPVITLSGLDLSDVIWRRNFRLSGVALERPSVRREVDGPADHLAPRDAPPDSLPVTLPAPDSLLYRLVAGWLPDEVRGARIERVRVTDATISSRERRGTRAVRDSTTGLSLELRGLQLDSAAHRVFEYGTLRLAAALHATGVPTESLQVERVLLTMSADDTTFDIGELRSAATAGGHQFRAVGLRRSFARQLLTVDTVTYDPVHADSTYFAAAGPRSTRVRAALTGIRVLGLRQENLRHRRITAGGVWVGQATLDVLADRRTPAGPPRPRVLWPARFLAWNVVVGADSIVLEDGAIRYGELAPGRTQAGAVSFEQLRATVRHLSNDSTATRAGPARLEASARLFGQGALSAVIEVPVQPGPLRVRAHGELGRLDLARFNRFLLPSNGLEITGGTLQAARFRFVVSGGQASGEFGAAWEGLELRLVDPVTGRQNLGKKLKSMVAGRLVRSRQPPDETGALRTAPIAYHLQPGDSFWGLLWRAVRSGMVKSVKP